A stretch of DNA from Melioribacteraceae bacterium 4301-Me:
TATTATAATTGAAGCAACCAGCGGTAATACTGGGATAGGTTTAGCCCTTACTGCTGCTGTAAAAGGTTACAAATGTCTATTCGTTTGCACAGATAAAGTTAGTACAGAAAAAATAAACTACCTAAAAGCATTGGGTGCAGATGTAATAGTAGTGCCTAACACTTACGAGCCAGACCATCCAGAGTATTATGTAAATGTTGCAAGAAGAATTCATCAAGAAACACCAAACTCAATTTTCGCTTATCAGTATGGAAACCCTTCTAATCCTGAAATGCACTATAGGACAACCGGGCCAGAAATATGGCGGCAGACCGACGGAAAAATAACTCATTTCGTTTCAAGCATTGGTACAGGTGGCACAATTAGTGGCACAGGAAGATTTTTAAAGGAGAAAAATCCTAATATCCAAGTTATTGGTGCAGACCCCTTAGGCTCTATTTTTAAACATTACAAAGAAACAGGTGAGATTATTAAAGGCACACCTTATTTGGTTGAAGGAATAGGTCAAGACTGCTTACCTGCAAATGTTCATTTTCAATATATTGATAAGATAATTAATATTAGCGATAAGGATTCTTTTGCAGCTGCAAGACGATTAACAAAAGAAGAAGGAATTTTTTGCGGCGGCAGTACAGGTACTATTGTTCAAGTAGTTCTAAAAATTGCAGAAGATTTAAGTGAAGATGACTTAATAGTTTTCATGGTTTGTGATACAGGTGAAAGATATCTTTCAAAAGTTCATAACGAAGAATGGCTTCGCATGAATAGAATGTTGGATACAGAAGTAAAAATTCTTCGAGATATTTCATATAATAAAAAGAGCAAAGGAATTGAGGATTTAGTTTATGTTCACGATGATACACCTATTAAAGAAGCATTAAAAATAATGAATAGTAAAGGATTTACTTATTTACCAGTGCTGAACGAGATACTAAAGCCAGTTGGCAGCTTAAGAGAGGGGAGAATCCTTACTCGAATACTTGATGATAAAAAAATGCTTGATGAACCAGTAAAAGAAATAATGGAAGAGAGCTTTTTAGTCCTCGATGCAAAATCTAGCATTAACGAGGTTCGCCGAGCACTGAAAGATTCACCTGCTATTCTTGTAAGTGATTTCGGAAGAATTATCGATATTATTACTAGATATGACTTGATAGATTTCGAATGAATTTTTATAAAATTAATGCTTACTTTAACAAAAGAGGTAAATAAATGGGTTTTTCAACAGATGCAATTCATGCGGGACAAACTCCAGACCTAACAACTGGAGCAGTTATAACTCCTATTTATCAAACGTCAACTTATGCCCAAGAAGAATTGGGTGTAAATAAGGGATATGAATATGGCAGAACGCATAATTTTACTCGCCAAGCACTTGAAAAAAATATAGCAACTTTAGAAAAAGGTAACTTTGGCATAGCCTTTTCATCCGGTTTAGCCGCAATTCAATCAGTACTTTTTCTTCTTAAACCAGGTAGCCATGTTATTGTTACAGAAAATATTTACGGTGGTACATTCCGTTTAATGGATTCAATTTTTAAAGATTATGGGATAGAGTTTACTTGGGTTGATACTTCAGACATTAGAAAGGTAAAGAAAGCTGTTAAACTAAACACAAAAATGGTATATATTGAAACTCCAACAAATCCTTTATTGAGACTAACAGACTTACGAGGCGTAGCTTACATCTGCAAAAAACATAAATTAATTAGTGTGGTAGATAATACCTTTATGACTCCTTACTTTCAACAACCATTAAAATTTGGTATTGATGTTGTTCTTCACAGTACCACAAAATACCTAAATGGCCATAGCGATGTTATAGGCGGCATTGTAATAACTAACAATTCAGAAATACATGAACGACTTCGTTATTTGCAAAATGCTGTTGGGGCTGTACCATCACCTTTTGATTGTTGGCTTACTTTAAGGGCAACTAAAACATTATCGGTGAGAATGAAACAGCATAATGAAAATGCCATAAAAATTGCTAAATACCTTTCAAAAAATCCAAAAGTTAAAAAAGTATTTTATCCTGGACTTCCAAATCATCCTCATTATAAGCTTGCTAAAAGACAAATGTCTGGTTTTGGCGGAATGTTAACAGCCGATTTTGGAAGTATAAATCTTGTTAAAAAGATTCTTAAAAGTGTTAAAATTTTTACACTTGCTGAAAGCTTAGGTGGTGTAGAAAGTTTAATTTCTCATCCAGCTTCAATGACTCACGCCTCAGTTCCCAAAAACCTGAGAGAAAAAATGGGTATTACCGACGGACTGATTAGGTTTTCAGTTGGAATTGAAGATGTGGAGGATCTTATTGCAGATATTACACAAGCAATTGGTAAATAGACATCATCTCCTCTATAATTAGAATTCAGAAAAACAAATGATTAATTTTCTGTAGTAAATTTTAGAGGAGGCACTATTATGAATAATAGCAAAGTTAGAAACGGTAAAATGCAAGTCGATGAGACAAAATATTCAATGGAAACACATATCATTTATGGCAAAAGTGTATCTGATAAGTGGGATTACTCTCATCATGTAACTGCACCAATTTCTTCCTCAACTACTTTTCGTTTAGATTCTGTTGAAAGAGGTGCTCAAGGATTTTTGCAATTTGCTCATACTGAAGAGTTTGGTGAGCATGCGCCAATTTTTATATACGACAGACTTGGCGAGCCAAATAAAGATATGCTTGAAGAAAATTTAGCCTACGTTGAAAAAGGTGAAATGGCTGTGAGTTTTTCTTCTGGGATGGCTGCTATTTCAGGTGTACTTGGAATTCTAACTTCCTCAGGCGACGAAATAATATCTCACAACACACTTTATGGCTGTACAATTTCTTTACTTCAAAACTGGTATCCAAGATACAATATTAAGTGGAAACCTATCGATCTTACATTGCCTGAAAATATTTACGATAAAATCACTGACAAAACAAAAGTTATTTACTTCGAAACTCCGTCTAATCCAAATTTAGATATTATTGATATTTCAGCTATTAGAAAAATTGTTGATGAGATTAATAAGAACAGAGAAGAGAAAAATAAAATTTACATAGTTATAGACAACACTTTTGCTACCCCATTCTGCCAGCGCCCTATTGAGCATGGCGCAGATTTTGTAGTTCATTCTTTAACTAAAGGAATTGGCGGCTTTGGAACAGATATGGGTGGCATTGTGATTGGTAAAAAGAAATTTCAAGATATTCTTCATTTGATTAGAAAAGACTTTGGGGGCGTTTTAAGTCCCAAAAATGCATGGTCTATTATGACTTATGGTCTGCCGACCTTAGCATTGCGCCAGAAACAGCAAATCAAAACTGCTATGCGTGTGGCAGAATTTCTAAATGCTCACCCAAAAATCGAATTTGTTAATTATCCTGGTCTACCTAATTTCAAAGGTTATGAAATTGCCAAAAGACAAATGGTTGATTTCAACGGAAATTTTGCACCAGGTAGCATGATTTATTTTGTAATTAAAGGAAATTCTCCTTCCGAAAGCAAAGATAACGGCAGAAAATTTATGGATTACGTTGCTGATTACGCTTATACTATGACACTTGCAGTTAGCCTAGGACATACAAGAACTCTGGTTGAGCACCCTGCATCCATGACACACTCAGTTGTACCTCCAGATGAACTTGCTAATAGAGGAATTGATGCAGGGGGTATCCGAATTGCAATCGGACTCGAAAATCCAGACGACATTTTGCTCGATCTCGATGATGCATTAAAAATAATTTGAAAACTATTGAAGAAGTTTATTATGAATGAACTGAAGCAACCTCAAGCAAAAAGATAAGATGATGAACTTTTTGCAACAGCTTATGAAAGCAAATGCTTCAATGATTGTAGGGGGCTGTCTAAAAAGTAAAATTTTTTAGAAAATAGAACACTGACAGCACAGACCTGCCTGAGCAGTCAGGTTTTAACGGATGCTTCGCTAACTCAGCACAGGTTTTCACAGCTTGCCTGCTGAACGAATTCATTCGGCAAGCAGGATTATTTAATCGAAAAATTACTTTCAACAAGATGGTGAATTCTCATTAGTCAGCTCCAATTATTCTTTGAAGAAAGGAAAATTAAGGATAAGGTAATAAGGTTAATTTTCATTTTTGTTAGGTGATGTTACTAAGGTTATTTAAAATAAAATGAGAATTCACCACATTGTGAAATGGTGGATTCCCACACTTCGTGGTAAGGTTTTGTTTATGGTATAATTGAGTCAAAAGCTCATCAATCTCTGACTGAAAGTATTATTACTCTATTGAAAGCTTATAAGCTTGTTTATGAGTCAAATAAAATCATTTCAACTGTAGGATTCAAGGGTTCTTCGCCCATTACGTTCTCCGTGAATTCTCTGTGGTTCTCCGTGTAATTAATGAGGAGAAAGCCGATGTCTCAACCAATCATGTTTTACCGTCATTGCGAACGAACGAAGTGAGTGAAGCAATCTCAAACAAAAAAGTTCAACTATTTTTCTTTTGTTAGAGGTTGCTTCGGGCTATCGCCCTCGCAAAGACGGTTTTATTTGTTTTGTTAGAGGTTGCTTCGTTCGCCTTGCTGAAGAGTGAAATGAGCTCCCTCGCAGCGACGGTGTTTTTTTTTGTCATTGCGAATCCCGACGAAGTACGTCGGGATGAAGCAATCTCAAACAAAAAAGTAAGATGATGGATCCTTTGCATTATGAGATACTTTCTTGCCGTTGCCAAGTTGCAATGACGATTAAAATAGTTTCTTTATATTAACTAAATCAACTGACACAAAGTTTGTCATACTAATTGGCAGATGTCATGAAAGCAAATGGTATCAGTAATTGCATATTGAATTTTTCAAAGGCGTTTAACTATTATACAAATAACTATTTACCGCAGAAGCAACACGTCGTCCCGCATTAATTGCTTTTACAACTAATGAAGCACCGAGAATCGAATCTCCTGTAGCAAAACAACCTGGTTGTGAACTCATGTATGTCTTATCTACTTTAATATTGCCTCTATTGTCCGTTTCAAGGTTAAGATCTTTAACGAACGTTGAGTGATCAACATGCACAAATCCCATTGCTAAAAGCACTAGATCAGCTTTGAGTTCTATTTCATCACCTGGAATTTCTTTAAAATTTCTTCTACCGTATTTATCAGGCTCTGTCCATTCAAGTTGTTTAAATCGAATTCCTTTGACTCTGTTATTTTCACCGACAAAAGAAGTTGCAGAGTATGCCCAAATTCTTTCGCAACCTTCTTCGTGTGATGAAGAGGTAAATAATATCTGAGGCCACATGGGCCACGGATTGTAAGGATTTCTTTTTTCGGGAGGTTTTGGTAGTATTTCAACTTGAGTGACCTTTTTAGCTCCTTGTCTTATTGCAGTACCTACACAATCTGAACCTGTGTCACCACCACCAATTACAACTACATTTTTATCTTTGGCATTAATAATTTTCTCTAAAGGTATTTGGTCTCCTGCATTAATTTTATTTTGCTGTGTAAGGAACTCCATTGCAAAATGAATTCCTTTTAAGTCTCTCCCTGGAATATTTAAGTCTCTTGGTATTGTAGAGCCTGCAGCAATTATTATTGCGTTAAAAGTTCTCTGCAGGTATCTCGTAGAAATATCAAATCCTACGTCTACTGAAGGTTCAAAAATTACCCCCTCGGCTTTCATCTGTTCAAGTCTTCTATCGATAATGTGTTTTTCCAATTTAAAATCTGGAATTCCATACCGAAGTAGTCCACCTATTCTGTCATTTTTTTCAAACACAACAATTTCGTGACCTGCTCGTGCCAGTTGCTGAGCAGCAGCTAATCCAGATGGTCCGGAGCCAATTATAGCAATTTTCTTCCCGCTTTTTTGTGAAGGCAATTCGGGTTTAATCCATCCTTCTTCCCAGCCTCGTTCAACTATTTGTAATTCAATGTGTTTTATTGTAACTGGGGAGTTGTTAATTGAAAGGGTGCATGCATGTTCGCATGGAGCAGGGCAAACTCGTCCAGTAAATTCCGGAAAATTTATTGTTGAATGAAGCAAATCGAGTGCTCTTTTCCATTGTTTTTTGTATACCATATCATTCCAGTCTGGAATTCTATTATTAACCGGACAGCCGTAAGAGTGGCAGTAAGGTATTGCGCAATCCATACACCTGGCTGCTTGTTCAACAATGATATTTTCCGGCAAAAGTGATTCAAATTCTTTAAAGTATTTAACCCTTTCTTTAATTGGTTGTTTAGATGGGTTTTTTCGTTCGTATTCAATGAATCCCGTTGTTTTAGCCATTGAAAACCTCCTCAGTAGCAGCAACTGTTTCTATATCAGCAATTTCGCTTTGTTTCATTCTTTCAAGAACTTTTCTATAGTCAATAGGAATAACTTTTACAAACATTGGTACACTCGATTCCCATTTGTCTAAGATTGTTTTTGCTAATTGACTTTGGGTGTAATAAAAATGTTTTTCAATCATTGAATGAAGGAAGAGCTTATCTTGTTTATCCCATACACTTTCAAGGTCGACCATGTCAAGATTACATTTTGTATCAAATAGCTGAGTTTGATCGTATACATACGCGATACCGCCGCTCATCCCAGCTGCGAAATTTTTTCCTGTTGAACCAATAACAATAACTATACCGCCAGTCATATACTCGCAGCCGTGGTCTCCTACGCCTTCAACTACAGCAGTAGCACCGCTATTTCTAACTGCAAATCTTTCTCCAGCCTTACCATTAATGTAAACTTCTCCCCCTGTCGCACCATACAAAACAACGTTCCCACAAATAACATTTTCGTGTGGTGAAAATTTAGATTTAGCTGGCGGTACTACAATTATTCTTCCTCCCGACATACCTTTACCGAGGTAATCATTTGTGTCTCCTTCTATTTTCATTGTAATTCCAGGCGCAAGGAAAGCCCCAAAACTTTGTCCGCCTGAACCTTTAAAATTTATTTTTATTGTATCATCTGGTAATCCTTTAGCACCATATCTTTTTACTATTTCGCCGCTTAATCTTGCTCCTACTGTTCTATGGATATTTCTGATAGGCAGATTTAATTCAATTTTCTTTTTTTGTTCAATAGCTGGTTTAACCATTTCAATTAGTTCGTTATCAAAAGTATCGACTGTAGTTGGTGCGTTAACACAGCAAATTGTATTTTTAGCAGCCATCGAATTGAACAGCGGAGAAAGGTCGAACTTGGAAGCTTTCCACAATTCTTTTGGCGGGTCGTATTCTAATACTTCAGTGTGACCAACCATCTCTTCCACAGTTCTAAAACCTAACTCAGCCATAATTTCCCTTAAATCTTGAGCAAGAAATTTAAAAAATGATTCAATATACTCGGGTTTGCCAGAGAAGCGTGCTCTAAGCAGCGGGTCCTGTGTAGCAACTCCTACTGAACATGTATTTAAGTGACATTTCCTTAGCATTACACAGCCGATTGTAATTAGTACAGAAGTAGCAAAGCCAAATTCTTCTGCACCAAGTAAAGCAGCAATGGCTACATCTCGACCGGTTTTCAATTGACCGTCAACTTGCACACGAATTTTATCTCTGAGTTTATTTTGGATTAATGTTTGATGCGTTTCTGCTAAACCAATTTCCCAAGGAATACCTGTGTGTTTAATAGATGTTAATGGAGAAGCACCAGTGCCTCCTTCGTATCCGGAAATTAAGACTAAATCTGCTTGAGCCTTAGCTACACCAGCTGCAACTGTTCCTACTCCGGATTCTGAGACAAGTTTAACTGAAACTTTTGCATTTGGGTTAATACACTTTAAATCATAAATTAATTGGGCAATATCTTCAATGGAATAAATATCATGGTGTGGTGGCGGGGAAATTAGGGTAACGCCTGGTGTAGTGTGCCTTACTCTTGCGATTTCTTCTGTTACTTTATGACCAGGCAGCTGCCCGCCTTCGCCAGGTTTAGCACCTTGGGCAATTTTTATTTGAAGTTCTTCTGCACTTAATAAATATTCTGGTGTTACTCCAAATCTACCTGATGCTACTTGTTTTACTTTTGACCTTGCTGTATCGCCATTAGCGTCGACTTTATTACGCGACATATCCTCACCGCCTTCGCCTGAATTACTCCGCGAGCTAAGTCGATTCATTGCAATTGCAATTGTTTCATGAGCTTCTTTGCTGATTGAACCAAACGACATGGCAGAAACGACAAATCTTTTTATTATACTTTCAACAGGTTCTACTTCATCAAGAGGTATTGGATTTTTTTTCTTGAATTTTAACATACTTCGTATTGTGGTAGGGCTGTCAGGACCCTCATTCACACTTTTCACATATTCTTTGAAAATCTCATAATCATTAGTTCTCGTAGCTAATTGTAATTTTGCAATTGTATCATGATTCCAAAAATGTTTTTCACCGTTTACCCTGATGGTATATTCTCCGCCTGCATCAAGTAAATTTCCGTCTGATGCAAAACCGTTCTGCGGATACCCGAAGTTATGTCTCATTATTGCTTCTCTTTGGATTTCTGACAGACCTATGCCGCCAAGTCGACTTATCGTGCCAGTAAAATATTTATCGACCATTGACTTATCTAATCCAACGGCTTCAAATGTTTGAGCGCCAAAGTAACCATGTAATGTTGAGATTCCAAGTCGGCTCATAGTTTTTAATAAGCCTTTTTTTACTGCTATTATGTATGAATCAACTGCTTCTTCGGCTTTAAGTTTTTGTTCTAGCAAATTATTTGTTGCGAGATTTTTTACTGTAAGTAATGCAAGATAGGGACAAATAGCATCTGCTCCGTAACTAATGAGCATTGCAAAATTCATAACTTCTCTAACTTCTCCGGAATCAATAATAATACTTGCCTTGTTTCTTAGTCCATTACGGATTAAATAATGGTGAAGTCCAGAAACAGCAAGCAATGAAGGAATTGGAACTTTCCATTGGTTAATGTTCCTATCGGATAATACAAGAATAGTAGCACCTTCATTTATATATTTTTTAGCAGTTTCAAATATTGAGGTAAGCGATTTTTCCAATGTATTTTCATCGCCATTTTTATCGAACAAAATATCAATGTACTTTATTTTAACATTTGGATGATTTGCTTTTTCAATTCTCAATAAGTCTTCGGGTGTAAGAATAGGATGAGATAATTTAAAGCCTCTAAAATTTTCGGGTGTTTCTTCCAATAGATTTCCCTCACCGCCTACGAAGCTTTCTAAGGACATAACTAACTCTTCGCGTAATGGGTCAATTGCTGGATTAGTAACCTGTGCAAATCGTTGTTTGAAGTAATAAAAAAGTAAGTTAGGCTTATTGGATAAAATGGCAAGTGGAGTATCGTTGCCCATAGAACCAACAGCCTCCTGGCTACGTGAAGCCATTGGGGTTAAGATTAACTTTAATTCCTCGTCTGTATAACCAAAAGCACGTTGCTTTTTTAATAAAATTTGCGGCTCTTCTTCTAAAACTGTAGATGGATTAAACAGTCCTCTTAATGTAATTATATTTTCTTTTATCCATCTTCTATATGGTTTTTGACGAGAAATTTTAGCTTTTATTTCTTTATCTGGTACTACTCTATTTTGTTTAAAATCTACAAGCAACATTTTACCTGGCGAGAGTCTGCTTCTTTTAATAATTTTTTCTTCGGGCAAATCTAAAACGCCAGTTTCAGATGCAAGTAAAACAATTCCGTCACTTGTAATAGTATAACGTGCAGGTCTTAAACCATTTCTATCAAGAATTCCACCTAAGTACCGCGAGTCACAAAAAACGATGGCAGCTGGACCGTCCCATGGTTCCATTATTGAAGACTGGTAATCGTAAAATGCCCTTTTATCCTCACTCATTTGAATTCTTGGGCCGTATGCTTCTGGTATCATCATCATCATGGCGTGAGGTAAAGAGCGGCCTGCAAGAACTAATAATTCTAATACATTATCAAAAATTGCAGAATCTGAACCATCTTCAACAATTAC
This window harbors:
- a CDS encoding pyridoxal-phosphate dependent enzyme, which codes for MEYKNTILDLIGNTPLIKINKINKGLKPQIFAKLESANPGGSVKDRIGYSMVIDAEKKGMLKPGGIIIEATSGNTGIGLALTAAVKGYKCLFVCTDKVSTEKINYLKALGADVIVVPNTYEPDHPEYYVNVARRIHQETPNSIFAYQYGNPSNPEMHYRTTGPEIWRQTDGKITHFVSSIGTGGTISGTGRFLKEKNPNIQVIGADPLGSIFKHYKETGEIIKGTPYLVEGIGQDCLPANVHFQYIDKIINISDKDSFAAARRLTKEEGIFCGGSTGTIVQVVLKIAEDLSEDDLIVFMVCDTGERYLSKVHNEEWLRMNRMLDTEVKILRDISYNKKSKGIEDLVYVHDDTPIKEALKIMNSKGFTYLPVLNEILKPVGSLREGRILTRILDDKKMLDEPVKEIMEESFLVLDAKSSINEVRRALKDSPAILVSDFGRIIDIITRYDLIDFE
- a CDS encoding cystathionine gamma-synthase, whose protein sequence is MGFSTDAIHAGQTPDLTTGAVITPIYQTSTYAQEELGVNKGYEYGRTHNFTRQALEKNIATLEKGNFGIAFSSGLAAIQSVLFLLKPGSHVIVTENIYGGTFRLMDSIFKDYGIEFTWVDTSDIRKVKKAVKLNTKMVYIETPTNPLLRLTDLRGVAYICKKHKLISVVDNTFMTPYFQQPLKFGIDVVLHSTTKYLNGHSDVIGGIVITNNSEIHERLRYLQNAVGAVPSPFDCWLTLRATKTLSVRMKQHNENAIKIAKYLSKNPKVKKVFYPGLPNHPHYKLAKRQMSGFGGMLTADFGSINLVKKILKSVKIFTLAESLGGVESLISHPASMTHASVPKNLREKMGITDGLIRFSVGIEDVEDLIADITQAIGK
- a CDS encoding PLP-dependent aspartate aminotransferase family protein; translation: MNNSKVRNGKMQVDETKYSMETHIIYGKSVSDKWDYSHHVTAPISSSTTFRLDSVERGAQGFLQFAHTEEFGEHAPIFIYDRLGEPNKDMLEENLAYVEKGEMAVSFSSGMAAISGVLGILTSSGDEIISHNTLYGCTISLLQNWYPRYNIKWKPIDLTLPENIYDKITDKTKVIYFETPSNPNLDIIDISAIRKIVDEINKNREEKNKIYIVIDNTFATPFCQRPIEHGADFVVHSLTKGIGGFGTDMGGIVIGKKKFQDILHLIRKDFGGVLSPKNAWSIMTYGLPTLALRQKQQIKTAMRVAEFLNAHPKIEFVNYPGLPNFKGYEIAKRQMVDFNGNFAPGSMIYFVIKGNSPSESKDNGRKFMDYVADYAYTMTLAVSLGHTRTLVEHPASMTHSVVPPDELANRGIDAGGIRIAIGLENPDDILLDLDDALKII
- a CDS encoding glutamate synthase subunit beta; the protein is MAKTTGFIEYERKNPSKQPIKERVKYFKEFESLLPENIIVEQAARCMDCAIPYCHSYGCPVNNRIPDWNDMVYKKQWKRALDLLHSTINFPEFTGRVCPAPCEHACTLSINNSPVTIKHIELQIVERGWEEGWIKPELPSQKSGKKIAIIGSGPSGLAAAQQLARAGHEIVVFEKNDRIGGLLRYGIPDFKLEKHIIDRRLEQMKAEGVIFEPSVDVGFDISTRYLQRTFNAIIIAAGSTIPRDLNIPGRDLKGIHFAMEFLTQQNKINAGDQIPLEKIINAKDKNVVVIGGGDTGSDCVGTAIRQGAKKVTQVEILPKPPEKRNPYNPWPMWPQILFTSSSHEEGCERIWAYSATSFVGENNRVKGIRFKQLEWTEPDKYGRRNFKEIPGDEIELKADLVLLAMGFVHVDHSTFVKDLNLETDNRGNIKVDKTYMSSQPGCFATGDSILGASLVVKAINAGRRVASAVNSYLYNS
- the gltB gene encoding glutamate synthase large subunit → MSKDNYNFSRADGKINPNGLYDPRFEHDGCGVGFIAKLDGIPTHKVIDDSITVLINLEHRGALGGDKSTGDGAGVMVQLPDNFFRTELSAQGIEIPQIGDYAVGMIFMPKEEILANKCKNIIEKHIINEGCDVLAWRKVPVNNSVIGELAKKTEPNIYQIFIHRANINQEAFERKLYVIRRLIEKEITSIKEDTTQFYIPSLSSNRIVYKGLLTANQLTTFYPDLSDERFASCFGVVHQRYSTNTLPTWNLAQPFRFIAHNGEINTLSGNINRMKAREFNLKSELFGDDIEKIKPVIVEDGSDSAIFDNVLELLVLAGRSLPHAMMMMIPEAYGPRIQMSEDKRAFYDYQSSIMEPWDGPAAIVFCDSRYLGGILDRNGLRPARYTITSDGIVLLASETGVLDLPEEKIIKRSRLSPGKMLLVDFKQNRVVPDKEIKAKISRQKPYRRWIKENIITLRGLFNPSTVLEEEPQILLKKQRAFGYTDEELKLILTPMASRSQEAVGSMGNDTPLAILSNKPNLLFYYFKQRFAQVTNPAIDPLREELVMSLESFVGGEGNLLEETPENFRGFKLSHPILTPEDLLRIEKANHPNVKIKYIDILFDKNGDENTLEKSLTSIFETAKKYINEGATILVLSDRNINQWKVPIPSLLAVSGLHHYLIRNGLRNKASIIIDSGEVREVMNFAMLISYGADAICPYLALLTVKNLATNNLLEQKLKAEEAVDSYIIAVKKGLLKTMSRLGISTLHGYFGAQTFEAVGLDKSMVDKYFTGTISRLGGIGLSEIQREAIMRHNFGYPQNGFASDGNLLDAGGEYTIRVNGEKHFWNHDTIAKLQLATRTNDYEIFKEYVKSVNEGPDSPTTIRSMLKFKKKNPIPLDEVEPVESIIKRFVVSAMSFGSISKEAHETIAIAMNRLSSRSNSGEGGEDMSRNKVDANGDTARSKVKQVASGRFGVTPEYLLSAEELQIKIAQGAKPGEGGQLPGHKVTEEIARVRHTTPGVTLISPPPHHDIYSIEDIAQLIYDLKCINPNAKVSVKLVSESGVGTVAAGVAKAQADLVLISGYEGGTGASPLTSIKHTGIPWEIGLAETHQTLIQNKLRDKIRVQVDGQLKTGRDVAIAALLGAEEFGFATSVLITIGCVMLRKCHLNTCSVGVATQDPLLRARFSGKPEYIESFFKFLAQDLREIMAELGFRTVEEMVGHTEVLEYDPPKELWKASKFDLSPLFNSMAAKNTICCVNAPTTVDTFDNELIEMVKPAIEQKKKIELNLPIRNIHRTVGARLSGEIVKRYGAKGLPDDTIKINFKGSGGQSFGAFLAPGITMKIEGDTNDYLGKGMSGGRIIVVPPAKSKFSPHENVICGNVVLYGATGGEVYINGKAGERFAVRNSGATAVVEGVGDHGCEYMTGGIVIVIGSTGKNFAAGMSGGIAYVYDQTQLFDTKCNLDMVDLESVWDKQDKLFLHSMIEKHFYYTQSQLAKTILDKWESSVPMFVKVIPIDYRKVLERMKQSEIADIETVAATEEVFNG